One segment of Flammeovirga agarivorans DNA contains the following:
- a CDS encoding Ig-like domain-containing protein, whose amino-acid sequence MNRFLLFFSILLIGYSYPIFSQETSRSYYFSNEGNDDNDGSINSPWKTLEKATEISKATNKGGILNPGDQVLFRSGDTFEGQLIFSVSGTESNPILIGHYGEGELPILSGSGNIPNGDYHETIKMINISHVTLDGLWIKNNRKNKGNLNWATNNSIGIKVIANKWGGISKGLTFRNLKLTDIFGIDMIDWEGKFTLDYYSVHGIFLDSESNDLTVNPIKEIGIEDVLIEDCYFYNIGSRGITSRHLTNIRNNPIDDEDRNKNFIIRNNTFEQLGADGIVLSSVYNALVEHNDFIDLGWGDHRSSTDLYFGRGEGCWIWNARNVIVQFNKQYRARGFGDTYGAAGHIDFFTKNAIYQYNYSEDTEGGFVEILGDCVNSTFRYNVSVNDGQRDFHGYSLWVSGYVGKDVEPVRSDSNFIYNNTVYLDKEICQPDISIFAKNTYIYNNIFKVKNGAAIGADGVEIDIEEGSELIVDNNLFFGDISTDFTDLDNNKIIDEDPEFINEGTSGIDGYQIKESSPVVNAGRKIPEPSFPMAGEGIFKHISIYTATDIYGNEVDVRNLISNIGADNNFNEDINAGPSLPVSSVLIENEVKELIIGEENQCVAQVLPLNATNKKVTWTSSDSSIATVDQTGKVKALTEGTVKVTVTTEEGNFTSSINITIKSDSNGEVLGVDDPSFQSKVYPNPTTGKVMITSVGNHDLAIYSVFGKLKFKNKFSDTLFLDLNNYIAGTYILVITNEKGVSTTHKLVIY is encoded by the coding sequence ATGAACAGGTTTTTATTATTCTTTTCGATTTTATTAATAGGGTATTCCTATCCCATTTTTTCACAAGAAACATCAAGATCATATTATTTTAGTAATGAAGGAAATGACGATAATGATGGCTCGATAAATTCCCCTTGGAAGACACTTGAGAAAGCTACTGAAATTTCGAAAGCGACTAATAAAGGAGGCATCTTAAACCCCGGTGATCAGGTGTTATTCAGATCAGGTGATACTTTCGAAGGACAACTTATCTTTTCAGTTTCAGGAACGGAATCAAATCCAATTCTAATTGGTCATTATGGAGAAGGAGAATTACCTATTCTTTCAGGTTCAGGAAATATACCGAATGGTGATTATCATGAAACCATAAAAATGATAAACATAAGTCATGTTACTTTGGATGGACTTTGGATAAAAAACAATAGAAAAAATAAGGGCAACCTAAATTGGGCTACAAACAACTCAATTGGTATCAAAGTAATTGCCAATAAGTGGGGAGGTATATCAAAAGGCTTAACATTCAGGAACCTAAAGCTGACAGATATTTTTGGTATTGACATGATTGACTGGGAAGGGAAGTTTACCTTGGATTATTACTCAGTACATGGCATATTTTTGGATTCAGAATCCAATGATCTTACTGTAAATCCCATCAAAGAGATAGGTATAGAAGATGTTTTAATAGAAGATTGTTATTTCTACAATATTGGTAGTAGAGGTATAACTTCTCGTCATCTAACAAATATCAGAAACAACCCAATTGATGATGAAGATAGAAATAAGAACTTCATTATTCGTAATAATACATTCGAACAGCTTGGAGCGGATGGTATCGTATTATCGTCTGTTTATAATGCTTTGGTAGAACATAATGACTTTATTGATTTAGGTTGGGGAGATCATAGATCATCAACTGATTTATATTTTGGTAGAGGAGAAGGTTGTTGGATTTGGAATGCTCGAAATGTGATTGTACAATTCAATAAACAATATCGAGCAAGAGGATTTGGTGATACGTATGGAGCAGCTGGACATATCGACTTTTTTACTAAAAATGCCATTTATCAATACAATTACAGCGAAGATACCGAAGGAGGTTTTGTAGAGATTTTAGGTGATTGTGTGAACAGTACATTCAGGTATAATGTAAGTGTCAATGATGGACAACGTGATTTTCATGGCTATTCGCTTTGGGTATCAGGGTATGTAGGTAAGGATGTTGAACCTGTACGTTCAGACAGTAACTTTATCTATAATAATACGGTGTATCTCGACAAGGAAATCTGCCAACCGGATATCTCAATCTTTGCAAAGAATACCTATATCTACAATAATATATTTAAGGTGAAAAATGGTGCAGCAATAGGAGCAGATGGAGTAGAAATTGATATTGAAGAAGGAAGTGAATTGATTGTAGATAACAACTTGTTTTTTGGGGATATTTCCACTGACTTTACAGATTTGGACAATAATAAAATCATCGATGAAGACCCAGAATTTATCAACGAGGGTACTAGTGGAATAGATGGTTATCAGATTAAAGAGAGTAGCCCAGTTGTTAATGCAGGAAGAAAAATTCCTGAACCTTCTTTTCCAATGGCAGGGGAAGGTATTTTCAAACATATTTCGATATATACAGCCACAGATATTTATGGCAACGAAGTAGATGTCAGAAACTTAATATCAAATATTGGTGCTGATAATAACTTTAATGAAGATATTAATGCAGGTCCCTCCCTTCCAGTATCATCAGTGTTGATTGAGAATGAGGTAAAAGAATTGATCATCGGAGAAGAAAATCAATGTGTTGCTCAAGTTTTGCCTTTAAATGCAACGAATAAGAAAGTGACATGGACTTCAAGTGATTCGTCCATTGCAACTGTAGATCAAACCGGGAAAGTAAAAGCATTGACTGAGGGAACGGTTAAAGTAACCGTAACTACCGAAGAAGGCAATTTTACATCTTCTATAAACATCACTATAAAATCTGATTCCAATGGTGAGGTTTTAGGTGTGGATGATCCATCATTTCAATCAAAAGTTTACCCTAATCCGACGACAGGAAAGGTGATGATTACATCAGTAGGGAATCATGATTTAGCTATTTACTCGGTATTTGGGAAATTAAAATTTAAAAATAAATTTTCAGATACATTATTCTTAGATCTTAATAATTATATTGCAGGTACTTATATCCTGGTGATTACAAATGAAAAAGGTGTATCAACTACTCATAAGCTAGTGATATATTAA
- a CDS encoding Ig-like domain-containing protein, with the protein MKKTYLFFLVTFFSLGQLLYATGVNEDQEGETANLTGEFSISTNENASGGSFVKLKNVAPYGAMEVTFTDVPSAGTYKLEVYSYNGGSEVAADLTVNSNATTSVTLSPSNWAFEGPAQVTVLDVALEAGTNTVTISATSSVGLSIDYVTLLENYNAYYFSADGDDNNDGSINSPWKTLAKATAISKQSNKGGLLNPGDKLLFRKGDTFEGQLVVLCSGSEGKPIEIGSYGTGELPILSGSGNIPTGDYLETVKLTNTSFITMDGLWIKNNRKNMGDITWGTNTAYGIKVIANKWGGVIQGLTFRNLKITDVFAINMLDFEGKFTLDYYTAKGIFFDADKDDLTVTPKLEIGINDVLIEDCYFYNLGSTAVSIRHLSNVVNNPIDEEERNINFVVRNSHFEKLGGDGVILSSVCNAIVEKNTFIDLGVGEKNVQDLYYGRGEGCWIWNTRNVVVQFNKQLRSRGFGDTYASGHVDFYCKNSIFQYNYSEDTEGGFVEILGECVNSTFRYNVSKNDGFRDHHGYTIWLSGYVGTGNDPVRSDSSFIYNNTVFYDQAGYKPDISIFAKNTYIYNNIFKVIDGAQVGAEEVMIDIENGSELIVDNNMFYGDIAPAFTNLDNNKIIGEDPVFVDETAGDIYGYHLQESSPAINSGRVLPEPSFPMAGKGIFENFSLYTAKDIYGNDVDVRNLIPNIGADNTFNSGYHKDDVRVSGVEVSGAGNAIEIGETVQLTATLLPSNATHKSVTWSSNDETIATVDQAGLVTAVANGNVLIKATTTDGGYTASTNVAVGVEPEVDLVINGGFEEGFNSEWNSWNNPQETSDAYEGDIAMAITTKGSLNQWIDVEKNTDYILSAYMKITDTSKRVVLGVNDAANKGLESKDIYSGVYKYHEVVFNSGNNETVKVYSWLPQSGSAVATVDNMKVVKKPTVYVPVTEVTVSAQVNPLFVGDDLVLSEDVLPNTASDKSVTWSSDNSAVATVFNGTVTAEGVGTANITVKTVDGEFTATTQVTVSPSSIEAFKNGDFEDGLNHWGTWQNITTTTSGAYEGAALRLNGVASCNQFVEVEPNTSYIFSGYAKVDNPSSERVVLGVNDENSNGIAFKNITNQNYTYHEVAFETGANQTMIKVYFWRPSGGTGYAYLDNAMLYKAPASSARKISAETLENELENLMVYPNPASNYITFRLENHKGEKSLEIFDLVGHSILQKQFDSSLKIPVSQLSKGTYIVIVTDQDGHRIPSRFIVK; encoded by the coding sequence ATGAAGAAAACGTACTTATTTTTTCTAGTTACATTCTTCTCACTAGGACAACTTCTCTATGCTACAGGAGTTAACGAAGATCAAGAAGGAGAAACAGCTAATCTTACCGGCGAATTTTCAATTTCCACGAATGAAAATGCCTCTGGGGGATCTTTTGTGAAATTAAAAAATGTAGCGCCTTATGGTGCTATGGAAGTAACCTTTACAGATGTACCTTCTGCAGGAACTTACAAACTGGAAGTCTACTCTTATAATGGAGGAAGCGAAGTAGCGGCAGACTTAACAGTAAATAGTAACGCAACAACCTCTGTTACACTATCTCCTTCCAATTGGGCGTTTGAAGGGCCAGCACAGGTGACAGTGCTTGATGTCGCATTAGAAGCAGGTACTAACACAGTAACAATATCAGCGACTTCTTCGGTGGGGTTGTCTATTGATTACGTGACTTTATTAGAAAATTATAACGCTTACTATTTTAGTGCTGATGGTGATGACAACAATGATGGTAGTATCAATTCACCTTGGAAAACATTAGCGAAAGCTACAGCGATTTCAAAGCAGTCGAATAAAGGTGGGTTATTAAATCCGGGAGATAAACTGCTATTTAGAAAAGGAGATACTTTTGAAGGGCAACTAGTAGTCTTGTGTTCTGGAAGCGAAGGTAAACCTATCGAAATTGGTAGTTATGGAACGGGTGAACTTCCTATACTTTCAGGTTCAGGTAATATCCCTACGGGAGATTATTTAGAGACAGTGAAGTTAACGAACACAAGTTTCATCACAATGGATGGACTTTGGATTAAAAATAACCGTAAAAACATGGGAGATATCACTTGGGGTACAAACACAGCTTATGGTATCAAAGTGATTGCAAATAAATGGGGTGGTGTCATCCAAGGTCTAACATTTAGAAACCTAAAAATCACAGATGTTTTTGCCATCAATATGCTCGATTTTGAGGGTAAATTTACTTTAGATTATTATACAGCAAAAGGTATTTTCTTTGATGCTGATAAAGACGATTTAACTGTTACACCAAAATTAGAAATAGGAATTAATGATGTTTTGATTGAGGATTGCTACTTCTACAATTTAGGTTCAACAGCGGTGAGTATTCGTCATTTATCCAACGTTGTCAATAACCCAATTGATGAAGAAGAAAGAAATATCAATTTCGTAGTTCGAAATAGTCATTTTGAGAAATTAGGTGGTGATGGTGTCATTCTATCTTCAGTTTGTAATGCGATCGTAGAGAAAAATACATTTATTGATTTAGGTGTCGGAGAGAAAAATGTTCAAGACCTTTATTATGGTAGAGGTGAAGGATGCTGGATTTGGAATACAAGAAACGTTGTAGTTCAATTCAACAAGCAACTTAGATCTAGAGGTTTTGGTGATACTTATGCTTCTGGTCATGTGGATTTCTATTGTAAAAACTCAATATTCCAATACAATTATAGTGAAGACACAGAAGGTGGATTTGTTGAGATTTTGGGAGAATGTGTTAACAGTACTTTCCGTTATAATGTGAGTAAAAATGATGGTTTTAGAGATCATCATGGATATACTATTTGGTTATCAGGTTATGTAGGCACAGGAAACGATCCTGTTCGTTCAGACAGTAGCTTTATCTACAACAATACTGTTTTTTATGATCAGGCAGGTTATAAGCCAGATATCTCAATTTTTGCAAAGAATACTTATATCTACAACAATATCTTTAAGGTTATTGATGGAGCACAAGTAGGAGCTGAAGAAGTCATGATTGATATTGAAAATGGTAGTGAATTAATAGTAGACAACAATATGTTCTATGGAGATATTGCACCTGCTTTCACAAATCTTGATAACAATAAAATTATTGGTGAAGACCCTGTTTTTGTAGATGAAACAGCAGGTGATATTTATGGATATCACCTACAAGAAAGTAGCCCTGCCATTAACAGTGGTAGAGTACTTCCAGAACCTTCATTCCCAATGGCCGGTAAAGGTATTTTTGAAAACTTCTCTCTATATACTGCAAAAGACATCTATGGTAATGATGTGGATGTTAGAAATTTAATTCCAAATATCGGAGCCGATAATACGTTTAACAGTGGTTATCATAAAGATGATGTTCGAGTTTCTGGAGTAGAAGTTTCTGGAGCAGGGAATGCTATTGAAATAGGAGAAACGGTACAGCTTACGGCAACGCTTTTACCATCCAATGCAACTCACAAATCTGTAACATGGTCGAGTAATGATGAAACAATTGCGACTGTTGATCAAGCAGGTTTAGTGACTGCTGTAGCTAATGGAAATGTTTTAATAAAAGCAACAACAACTGATGGAGGATATACAGCATCAACAAATGTAGCGGTTGGGGTAGAACCTGAAGTAGATTTAGTTATTAATGGAGGTTTTGAAGAAGGGTTCAATAGCGAATGGAACTCATGGAATAATCCTCAAGAAACCTCAGATGCATATGAAGGCGATATTGCTATGGCGATTACAACAAAAGGATCTTTAAATCAGTGGATTGACGTTGAAAAAAATACCGACTATATTTTATCCGCTTACATGAAGATCACAGATACATCAAAAAGAGTAGTTTTAGGTGTAAATGATGCAGCCAATAAAGGATTGGAATCGAAGGATATTTACTCTGGTGTATACAAATACCATGAGGTGGTATTTAATTCTGGAAATAATGAAACGGTAAAAGTATACTCATGGTTACCGCAAAGTGGTAGTGCAGTGGCTACTGTAGATAATATGAAAGTAGTGAAAAAACCAACGGTATATGTACCTGTTACTGAAGTGACAGTCTCAGCACAAGTGAATCCATTGTTTGTGGGTGATGACTTAGTTTTATCTGAAGATGTATTACCAAATACAGCGTCAGACAAATCAGTGACTTGGAGTAGTGATAATAGTGCGGTAGCAACTGTATTTAATGGAACAGTCACAGCTGAAGGAGTTGGAACGGCCAATATTACAGTGAAAACAGTTGACGGCGAGTTTACAGCTACTACTCAAGTAACAGTATCTCCATCAAGTATTGAAGCATTTAAAAATGGTGATTTTGAAGATGGTTTAAACCATTGGGGTACTTGGCAAAACATCACTACAACAACGAGTGGTGCTTATGAAGGAGCTGCATTACGATTAAATGGAGTAGCTTCATGTAACCAATTTGTAGAAGTAGAACCAAATACATCTTATATTTTCTCTGGATATGCTAAAGTAGATAATCCTTCTTCTGAAAGAGTAGTGTTGGGGGTAAATGATGAGAATTCTAATGGTATTGCATTCAAGAATATTACCAACCAAAATTATACTTATCACGAGGTCGCTTTTGAAACAGGTGCAAATCAGACGATGATTAAAGTTTATTTCTGGAGACCTTCTGGAGGTACAGGTTATGCATATTTAGATAACGCGATGTTGTACAAAGCACCTGCTTCCTCTGCAAGAAAAATTAGTGCAGAGACATTAGAAAATGAACTGGAAAACTTAATGGTTTATCCAAATCCTGCCTCTAATTATATCACTTTTAGATTGGAGAATCATAAAGGTGAAAAATCACTTGAAATCTTTGATTTAGTAGGTCATTCTATCCTGCAGAAACAGTTTGATAGTTCTCTCAAAATCCCTGTTTCGCAATTATCAAAAGGAACATATATTGTCATTGTTACTGACCAAGATGGTCATCGCATCCCAAGCCGTTTTATTGTAAAATAA
- a CDS encoding arylsulfatase has translation MKRIIFFSLLTLVFFSCKTSQSETTRQETRKQPNIILIMADDMGFSDLGFMGSGIETPNIDRLAKGGLTFNQFYNAGRCCPTRATLLTGLYAHNADLGWMTASDFGRPGYRGAISQNSVTIAEVLKTAGYANYMTGKWHVTYDKTMVPGGDNKNWPLQRGFDQYYGILAGGGGYYDPNTLTKGNTIVPPADDFYLTEAINTSTIEMLEQHYTSKKEQPYFFYVAHYAPHRPLHALEEDIKKYKGKFSKGWDHFRKQRYNEMKKKGLADAWALSKRPEDIPAWDTLTDDEKAMWEVYMEVYAAQIDRMDQGVGQIIQFLEEKGDLENTIIMFLSDNGGNKEPEGQLMNVADMKDIGGKTFNQSYRRNWANVSNTPFRLYKSSNHEGGISTPLIVHWPSKIRMAGVSQQSGHVLDILPTLMELTGATYPTENKGHTIKPYQGKSFVSAFDGEIQDRGAMYFEHEADRAIIEGRWKLVALKGNKPPYKGQWKLYDLTVDRTEENNLIEQYPEVAKNLEKKWNTWAEANNVLPLDGRGWGKRIKSDINNKDI, from the coding sequence ATGAAACGAATAATTTTTTTTAGCCTACTAACATTGGTGTTTTTTTCTTGTAAAACTTCCCAAAGTGAGACTACTCGACAAGAGACAAGAAAACAACCGAATATAATCTTGATTATGGCAGATGATATGGGTTTCTCAGACCTTGGTTTTATGGGGTCTGGAATTGAAACACCGAATATCGACCGATTAGCTAAAGGAGGACTTACCTTTAATCAGTTTTATAATGCAGGAAGATGCTGTCCAACTAGAGCGACTTTGCTTACAGGATTGTATGCCCACAATGCTGATTTAGGTTGGATGACGGCTTCAGATTTTGGAAGACCTGGGTACAGAGGAGCAATTAGTCAAAATAGTGTAACCATTGCTGAAGTCTTAAAAACAGCAGGTTATGCGAACTATATGACAGGAAAATGGCATGTAACTTACGATAAGACAATGGTACCGGGAGGTGACAATAAGAATTGGCCATTGCAGAGAGGTTTCGATCAATATTATGGAATATTAGCCGGAGGGGGAGGATATTACGACCCCAACACTTTAACTAAAGGAAATACTATTGTTCCACCAGCTGATGATTTTTACTTGACTGAAGCGATCAATACTTCAACTATAGAAATGTTGGAACAGCATTATACATCTAAAAAAGAGCAACCTTATTTTTTCTATGTAGCACATTATGCACCACACCGACCTTTGCATGCCTTGGAGGAAGATATCAAAAAATATAAGGGAAAGTTTAGTAAAGGTTGGGACCACTTCAGGAAGCAAAGATACAATGAAATGAAAAAGAAAGGTTTAGCAGATGCTTGGGCATTAAGCAAAAGACCTGAAGATATACCCGCTTGGGATACACTTACTGATGACGAAAAAGCAATGTGGGAAGTATACATGGAAGTATATGCAGCACAGATAGATAGAATGGATCAAGGTGTTGGACAGATTATCCAGTTTTTAGAAGAGAAAGGTGATTTAGAGAATACGATCATCATGTTTCTTTCTGATAATGGAGGGAATAAAGAGCCAGAAGGTCAGTTGATGAATGTAGCAGATATGAAAGATATTGGTGGAAAAACATTCAATCAAAGTTACCGTAGAAATTGGGCGAATGTGAGTAATACGCCTTTTAGACTGTATAAAAGCTCTAATCATGAAGGAGGAATTAGCACACCTTTAATTGTTCATTGGCCTTCAAAAATTCGAATGGCAGGAGTATCACAACAGTCTGGACATGTATTGGATATTTTACCCACTTTGATGGAATTGACAGGTGCTACTTATCCAACAGAAAACAAAGGCCATACCATTAAACCTTACCAAGGGAAAAGCTTTGTTTCGGCTTTCGATGGAGAAATACAAGATAGAGGAGCCATGTATTTTGAGCATGAGGCGGACAGGGCAATAATAGAAGGAAGATGGAAACTTGTTGCTTTAAAAGGAAATAAGCCTCCTTACAAAGGGCAATGGAAATTATATGACCTTACAGTAGATAGAACAGAGGAAAATAATTTGATTGAGCAATATCCAGAAGTTGCGAAGAACCTTGAGAAAAAATGGAATACTTGGGCTGAAGCGAACAATGTCCTTCCATTAGATGGTAGAGGTTGGGGAAAACGCATAAAAAGTGATATAAACAATAAAGATATTTAA